ATGGGATATGAAAGTTGAGGCGATCGTTGAATCTGTAGGTTATGAGACTCTCACCACTGATGAGCTTTATAGTAAGCTCAAATCAAAATAGATCGAAATTGTTTCTAAGCGTAAATTGAAAAATCCCACAGCTGCATCTTCTTCTGACGTTCCAATGGCTTTGGTTTCTGGAAATAAGACTAACACTAATGCTAATCCAAATGTTTCCAGTTTTGCTTTGTCTTCTTTGTGTCATGTTGCAGATGAGGAGTTGGAGGTGCTAGATGATGATCAGCTTGTACTGCTCTCCAACAAGTTTAAGCGTGTGTATGACAACAGGCGTAATAGAAGATGTTCAGATGGCTGCTTCAACTGTGGTGAGCGAGGACACTTTGCTGCTGATTGCCCAAACAAGCAGAGATCTTTTGAGCAGGGCAATAACTCCTCCAGGCGCCAGGAGAAGTtcagggagaggaagaagaagaaggataagcaaTGGAAGAAAGGCGGACAAAAATACTCTGACAAGCAAGTCGCTAAGGCTGCAAATGTTTTGTTATCTTCTCTTGGACAGTATGTTTCAGGTGGCTCGTCAGACTCCAGCGATTCAGATTCCAAGGATGAGACACCCAAGAAGAAGACAGACGGACTTTGCTTCATCACTGACGCCGGCATCAATGGTGGGATATGTACTATGGCCTTAGAGGGTGATGCATCAACCGACAGCAATGATGAAACTTCTGATGATGAGGTAGATACTTCTGCAGAACAAAGAATAGCTAATTTAACTAAAATTGTTCATAAGCAAAATAAAGTGTTGGCTAAACTTAAAACTGATTATGATAAAACTTGTGCTGAACTAGCTACTCTAAAAAATGCTGCATCTAATCCTGCTGAACCTGATGAATGTGAAGAATGCTCAATTCATATGATTTCGCTTTCTAAATTGCAAACCAAGTATTCTTCCATTGTTGATGATCGAGATAAACTTTATGCTGAACTAAATGAACTTCGTTCTCGGTCGAATTTGCTTGGTACTTGTGTTTCTTGCCCGCTTCTGAAAGTTGACTTGGATAATGCTTTATGTCGGGTAAAATTTTTTGAAGAACACACTTGTCCTGATTTGCCGGTTTGTTTAATTTGTCCAACTTTACGATCTGAATTAAATGTTGCTAAATCACATATTGTTGAGTTGGAAAAACACACTTGTCCGGTTCTTCCTTCATGCCTAACTTGTCCTAATTTTGTTGTTGAAAATAATGATTTAAGGGCCAAACTTGCTGATTTGGAAGAAGAAAATAAGCATTTGAGAACTATTCTTGGTTGGTGTTCTATTCGTGAGCCTCAAATTGGTATGGCTATTGCTCAAATTAAACGGGGTGAGCGTTTTGGTCCCGGTTATgacttgaaacatgtttttggtgaAAAAAGTGGACCGCCTGTTGATGAGAAGAATCCACCTTTGGCTAAATATACTGGACCACCTCCTAGGAAGGGTTCAGGTGTCACCTCTGATGGGTTGCTAGTTGAGACATCTAGATCTGCTCCTAAAAAGcaggtttgggtgcctaagccaaAACACTTCAAGGGTGTACAAAATACTAAGCCAAATGGTTCTTCTTGTGATCATTTTGCTAAGCCTGTTTTTGTTGCTTCTAGTTCTAATGCTGAGGCTTCTTTCGCTCCTGCACGCAAGCTTTATCATTGTAATTTTTGCAGTCATGATGGTCATCTTTATGAGTTCTGTTATCGGAGGATGCGTGCTGAACGACGTGAGCAGTACCCCACACGTGGTACTCATGATCGTCGTGTTTTTAGATGTGAGCAGTACCCTGTACGTGGTACTCATAATCGTCCTGTTTTGAGACGTGAGCCATTTGTTCGCTCTTCTGGTTTTCGCTCACGTACTCATGCTCTTGCACAACATCGGAATGACAGACCACGTTTTCCCCCTCGTGGTTCTCATCGTTTTTTTGAGAACTTTGATTTTGCTAACGCTTCTTTTGAGCAAGTGGCTCAGCACTAGTTTTCATTACATTATCCTAACCCCAGTGTTGAGTCATTAGCTCACCCTCGCTCTCGTTGTTGATTGCAGGTTGGAGGCGAGGAGGACATATGGATAATGGACtccggctgttcgcgccacatgaccggagatgataaatggttctccagcctcaccCCCACGAGCGTAAAGGAAAACATCACTTTTGGGGATAAAAGTCAAGGTAAGGTAATGGCGCATGGCTGCATCAAGGTAACAGATAAATACATGTTAAAGGGCGTCGCATTGGTAAAGAATTTGCATTATAATTTGCTGTCTGTTTCGCAACTTCTTGAGGATGATTTTGAGGTTCGTTTTAAGAAAGGAAATTTGCGTGTTCTTGATTCTGCTGGTAACCTTGTTTGCAAGATTTCTCCTTTTAGATGGATTTTTAAAGCTGATTTTTCTAAATCTTTTGGTGAAACTCGCTGTTTAGTTGCTCATGGTTCCCCCCTGATTTGGAAGTGGCATCGTCGGTTGGGCCACTTGAGCTTTGATTTGCTTTGTCGTTTGAGTTCATTggatttaattgatggtttaccgAAACTCAAGTTTGAAAAGGATTTGATTTGTGCTCCCTGCAAACATGGAAAAATGGTTGCTGCTTCTCATGCACCTGTGACTCAGGTGATGACGAGACGACCGGGTGAACTGTtacatatggacactgttggtccagCCCGTGTTCGGTCTGCTGGTGGGAAGTGGTATGTGCTCGTCGttgtggatgatttttctcgatATTCATGGGTGTTCTTTTTGGAATCTAAGGATGAGGCTTTCTCACATGTTCATGATCTTGTTCTGAAGCTAAAAAATGAGTTGTCAAATAATGCCGTTAGAGCAATTCGCAGTGACAACGGTACAGAATTCAAGAATTCTCGCATGAAAGTTTTTTGTTCAGAACAAGGTTTAGATCATCAGTTTTCCTCACCTTACGTTCCTCCCCAGAACGGTGTTGTTGAGCGTAAAAATCGTACGCTTGTTGAGATGGCTAGGACAATGCTTGATGAACATAAAACTCCTAGACGTTTTTGGGCTGAggctatcaacaccgcttgctatgttGCTAATCGCATTTTTCTGAGAGCTTTTCTAGGAAAAACATCTTATGAGTTGAGATTTGGTCGACCTCCCAAAGTTTTCCACTTTCGAGTTTTtggctgcaagtgttttatattgaaaaagggaaatttggataaatttgaATCGCGTTCTTCCGATGGGTTATTTTTGGGGTATGCCTTGCAAGGGCgagcgtaccgtgtgcttaatcttggtACTAACCGCATCGATGAGACATGTGAGGTCACCTTCGACGAGACAatgccttgtttttcttctgcttTTGAGTGTGCAGGTGATGACGAGATCGGGTAGGATATTTTTGAGGATCAGAAAGAGGAAGATGGatgtgacgatgacgatgacgatgatgcccAGCCTGCGATGCAGGGGGAGCCTGGCGCCCAGCCTGAGCAAGCGCCCTCCACCACTTTGGAGGATGGACCATCGCCGACACGTACATCTACAGCAAAGCCTACAGCTTCATCGACTGTTGATCATGTACCGGCTGAAGTTGAGGGGGAGGCGATTTCAGAACGTACAGCACCACGACACATTCAAAATCGTCATCCTGCCAAGAACATAATAGGTAATTTGGATGAGCGCACGACAAGGAACAGAGGtatgaaaaataaaaattattgtgtctttGCGCATACTGCCTTTGTTGCCTCTTTTGAACCCCGAGATGTTGGACATGCTTTATCTGATTCTAACtgggtcaatgccatgcatgaggagTTAGAAAATTTTGCACGGAATCAGGTTTGGGTTTTGGTTGATCCTCCTCCTTCTTGTAAACcaattggaactaaatgggtctttaagaacaaacaaggggaagatggTCATGTTGTTAGAAATAAAGCTATTGGTTGCTCAGGGCTTTTCTCAAAAAGAGGGTATTGATTATGGTGAAACTTTTGCTCCTGTTGCTCGTTTAGAAGCCATTCGCATTTTGCTTGCATTTGCTGCTTCACATGGATAtaagctttatcaaatggatgtgaaaagtgcttttctgAATGGTTTTATAGAAGAAGAAGTTTATGTTAAACAACCGCCTGGTTTTGAACATCCCAATTTTCCTGATCGTGTTTTTAAGTTGCAAAAGGCtttatatggtttgaagcaagcacctcgtGCTTGGTATGCTAGATTGAAAACTTTTCTGCTTAAAAATAGGTTCAAAATGGGTTCAGTTgataaaactctttttctcctCAGGCAAGGAAATGACACTTTAATAGTTCAGatttatgtggatgatatcatttTCGGTGGTTCCTCTCATGCTCTTGTGAAAAAGTTTGCAGATGTGATgagtaaagaatttgagatgtctatgatgggcGAGCTGAATTTCTTtcttggcttacaaataa
This DNA window, taken from Miscanthus floridulus cultivar M001 chromosome 13, ASM1932011v1, whole genome shotgun sequence, encodes the following:
- the LOC136500183 gene encoding uncharacterized protein, with protein sequence MATNEKFDVRAPFFDGTDYDYWKARMTNYLKGKSLKLWKITQNATYVIPAEEPTDAAEIGLLETNHRAVAILQASICKTEYDRVSSEDLAYQIWEKLRKYHEGSNTVKNRKFEIHRKEFDAFCQLPSESIDDMFARFQVIVNKMKAMNSNMPYDDHARALRLLHSLNDEWDMKVEAIVESVGYETLTTDELYNEELEVLDDDQLVLLSNKFKRVYDNRRNRRCSDGCFNCGERGHFAADCPNKQRSFEQGNNSSRRQEKFRERKKKKDKQWKKGGQKYSDKQVAKAANVLLSSLGQYVSGGSSDSSDSDSKDETPKKKTDGLCFITDAGINGGICTMALEGDASTDSNDETSDDEVDTSAEQRIANLTKIVHKQNKVLAKLKTDYDKTCAELATLKNAASNPAEPDECEECSIHMISLSKLQTKYSSIVDDRDKLYAELNELRSRSNLLGTCVSCPLLKVDLDNALCRVGGEEDIWIMDSGCSRHMTGDDKWFSSLTPTSVKENITFGDKSQGKVMAHGCIKVTDKYMLKGVALVKNLHYNLLSVSQLLEDDFEVRFKKGNLRVLDSAGNLVCKISPFRWIFKADFSKSFGETRCLVAHGSPLIWKWHRRLGHLSFDLLCRLSSLDLIDGLPKLKFEKDLICAPCKHGKMVAASHAPVTQVMTRRPGELLHMDTVGPARVRSAGGKWYVLVVVDDFSRYSWVFFLESKDEAFSHVHDLVLKLKNELSNNAVRAIRSDNGTEFKNSRMKVFCSEQGLDHQFSSPYVPPQNGVVERKNRTLVEMARTMLDEHKTPRRFWAEAINTACYVANRIFLRAFLGKTSYELRFGRPPKVFHFRVFGCKCFILKKGNLDKFESRSSDGLFLGYALQGRAYRVLNLGTNRIDETCEVTFDETMPCFSSAFECAGDDEIG